One stretch of Actinacidiphila sp. DG2A-62 DNA includes these proteins:
- a CDS encoding ABC transporter ATP-binding protein translates to MPSLRSLPFPDPGVPDVRSGFRFLLWLEVRQWRGQLASAAWGTLHMAALAGFPAAVGVAVQAVVDHSGSRLALAGGLMLLLGALTALGDTMLHRTAVTNWIVTAARVQQLLARKSVELGSVLTRRVAAGEVVAVSTGDVEKIGWFVEALARFTSALIATIGVAVALLVYEPRLGVVVAAALPVLALGVLPMLPTATRRADLQREKAGRATELAADTVAGLRVLRGIGGEELFLERYRRASQEVRTAAVHTERMWALISAVQVALPGLLLVGVAWYGVRLALDGTIGVGELVTVYGAVGFLTLPLNNFQEIAMAWSFSRPSAKRAARVLGLSRAAATGDGTARAGTAAEPGAGAEAAAGAGSGAGADAGSGAGSGADAGAPGGVPAPGGELYDPATGVRVPAGLLTAVVCGDPDAAGRLADRLGGHSPSAAGEESARYGGLALDDLPLAVARATVLVQDKDPVLLSGTLADLLDVPSSGRIGAPEALAAAQCGDVLEALTQSLTGADALSRDAMRARVTERGRSLSGGQRQRLALARSLVADPEVLVLDEPTSAVDAHTEARIARGLRKIRSGRTTVVLTSSPLVLDRADRVVFVDEGTAAAAGSHHELLRTQPRYRAVVTRESGAEPGSAGGAPAAARVPHDRAPAGPGEPGEPGDRAGANEPTMEESA, encoded by the coding sequence ATGCCCTCGCTACGCAGCCTCCCGTTCCCCGACCCCGGCGTGCCCGACGTCCGCTCAGGTTTCCGTTTCCTGCTCTGGCTGGAGGTCAGGCAGTGGCGCGGGCAGCTCGCGTCCGCCGCCTGGGGCACCCTCCACATGGCCGCGCTGGCCGGCTTCCCCGCGGCCGTGGGCGTCGCCGTGCAGGCGGTGGTGGACCACTCGGGCTCCCGGCTCGCGCTGGCCGGCGGCCTGATGCTGCTGCTCGGCGCGCTGACCGCGCTGGGCGACACCATGCTGCACAGGACCGCGGTGACCAACTGGATCGTGACCGCCGCCCGGGTGCAGCAACTGCTGGCCCGCAAGTCGGTCGAGCTCGGCTCGGTGCTCACCCGGCGGGTCGCGGCCGGCGAGGTGGTCGCGGTCAGCACCGGAGACGTGGAGAAGATCGGCTGGTTCGTCGAGGCGCTGGCCCGCTTCACCTCGGCGCTGATCGCCACGATCGGGGTGGCGGTCGCGCTGCTGGTCTACGAGCCGCGGCTGGGCGTCGTGGTGGCCGCCGCGCTGCCGGTGCTGGCGCTCGGCGTGCTGCCGATGCTGCCCACCGCGACCCGGCGCGCCGACCTGCAGCGCGAGAAGGCGGGCCGGGCCACCGAGCTGGCCGCCGACACCGTGGCCGGACTGCGGGTGCTGCGCGGCATCGGCGGCGAGGAGCTGTTCCTGGAGCGCTACCGCAGGGCCTCCCAGGAGGTGCGGACCGCCGCGGTGCACACCGAGCGGATGTGGGCGCTGATCTCCGCGGTGCAGGTGGCGCTCCCCGGCCTGCTGCTGGTCGGCGTCGCCTGGTACGGCGTCAGGCTGGCGCTCGACGGCACCATCGGCGTGGGCGAGCTGGTCACCGTGTACGGCGCGGTGGGCTTCCTGACGCTGCCGCTGAACAACTTCCAGGAGATCGCCATGGCCTGGTCCTTCTCCCGCCCGTCCGCCAAGCGCGCGGCGCGGGTGCTGGGGCTGAGCAGGGCCGCGGCGACCGGGGACGGCACGGCGCGAGCGGGCACGGCGGCGGAGCCCGGGGCCGGCGCGGAGGCGGCTGCCGGGGCGGGCTCCGGGGCGGGCGCGGACGCGGGGTCGGGCGCGGGGTCGGGCGCGGACGCGGGCGCGCCGGGAGGTGTGCCGGCGCCGGGCGGCGAGCTGTACGACCCGGCGACCGGCGTTCGGGTGCCGGCCGGCCTGCTGACCGCGGTGGTCTGCGGCGACCCGGACGCGGCCGGGCGGCTGGCGGACCGGCTGGGCGGGCACAGCCCGTCCGCCGCGGGCGAGGAGTCGGCGCGCTACGGCGGTCTCGCGCTGGACGACCTGCCGCTGGCGGTGGCCCGGGCGACCGTCCTGGTGCAGGACAAGGACCCGGTGCTGCTGTCCGGAACGCTCGCCGACCTGCTGGACGTCCCGTCCTCCGGCCGGATCGGCGCGCCGGAGGCGCTGGCCGCGGCGCAGTGCGGCGACGTGCTGGAGGCGCTGACGCAGTCGCTGACCGGGGCCGACGCGCTGTCCCGGGACGCGATGCGGGCCCGCGTCACCGAGCGCGGCCGGTCGCTGTCCGGCGGCCAGCGGCAGCGGCTGGCGCTGGCCAGGTCGCTGGTCGCCGACCCCGAGGTGCTGGTCCTCGACGAGCCGACCTCGGCCGTGGACGCGCACACCGAGGCGCGGATCGCCCGCGGCCTGCGCAAGATCAGGTCCGGCCGCACCACCGTGGTGCTGACCTCCAGCCCGCTGGTGCTGGACCGCGCCGACCGCGTGGTCTTCGTCGACGAGGGCACGGCCGCCGCCGCGGGGAGCCACCACGAACTGCTGCGCACCCAGCCCCGGTACCGCGCGGTGGTCACCCGGGAGAGCGGCGCGGAGCCGGGGTCCGCGGGCGGCGCCCCGGCGGCGGCGCGAGTGCCCCACGACCGCGCGCCGGCCGGACCGGGCGAGCCGGGCGAGCCGGGCGACCGGGCGGGCGCGAACGAACCGACGATGGAGGAGTCCGCATGA
- a CDS encoding carbohydrate-binding module family 20 domain-containing protein, translating to MRSRVLSGALAAVVAAAGLIALSSQQGAQASPPGGKDVTATLFEWTYDSVARACTDQLGPAGDGYVEISPATETIQGGQWWTSYQPVSYKLQNRLGDETSLKHMIDTCHAAGVKVVADAVINHMSAGSGTGTAGTAYTKYDYPGFYQNQDFHTCRTDITDYQDRSDVQNCELVGLADLDTGSDYVRGTIAGYLNHLTSLGVDGFRIDAAKHIAASDLAAIKAKLTNPNVYWAQEVIYGAGEAVQPSEYTGTGDVDAFQGAYDLKRIFTSEKLAYLGNWGASWGAGYLASDKSRTFVDNWDTERNGSTLSYKDNATYTLANVFMLAWPYGSPNVLSDYEFSDNDAGPPNGGTVNACYSDGWKCEHAWPQIASMVGFRNAVSGTAVTNWWDDGNNAVAFGRGSRGYVAINHEGAALTRTFTTSLAPGGYCDVQHPGTVYTVGSNGAFTATVGAGDAVALYSGAPCGTAGAGGTTGTGSTTGGTTDPASGASFAVDATTVLGQNIFVAGDNAALGGWDPAKAVPLSAASYPVWKADVRLPAGTAFQYKYIRKDGSGAVTWESGANRSATVPSGGTVVLNDTWRN from the coding sequence ATGAGATCCCGTGTCCTCAGCGGTGCGCTGGCAGCGGTCGTCGCCGCGGCCGGCCTCATCGCCCTGTCCTCCCAGCAGGGAGCGCAGGCCAGCCCGCCGGGCGGCAAGGACGTCACCGCCACCCTCTTCGAGTGGACGTACGACTCCGTGGCCAGGGCCTGCACCGACCAGCTCGGCCCGGCCGGCGACGGCTACGTCGAGATCTCCCCGGCCACCGAGACCATCCAGGGCGGCCAGTGGTGGACCTCCTACCAGCCGGTCAGCTACAAGCTGCAGAACCGCCTCGGCGACGAGACCTCTCTCAAGCACATGATCGACACCTGCCACGCGGCCGGCGTCAAGGTCGTCGCCGACGCCGTGATCAACCACATGTCCGCGGGGTCGGGCACCGGCACGGCGGGCACCGCCTACACCAAGTACGACTACCCCGGCTTCTACCAGAACCAGGACTTCCACACCTGCCGCACCGACATCACCGACTACCAGGACCGCTCCGACGTCCAGAACTGCGAACTCGTCGGCCTCGCCGATCTCGACACCGGCAGCGACTACGTGCGCGGCACCATCGCCGGCTACCTCAACCACCTGACCTCGCTGGGCGTGGACGGCTTCCGCATCGACGCCGCCAAGCACATCGCGGCCTCGGACCTCGCGGCCATCAAGGCCAAGCTGACGAATCCGAACGTCTACTGGGCCCAGGAGGTCATCTACGGCGCGGGCGAGGCGGTCCAGCCCAGCGAGTACACCGGCACCGGGGACGTCGACGCCTTCCAGGGCGCCTACGACCTCAAGCGGATCTTCACCAGCGAGAAGCTCGCCTATCTCGGCAACTGGGGCGCCTCCTGGGGCGCCGGCTACCTGGCGAGCGACAAGTCCCGCACCTTCGTGGACAACTGGGACACCGAGCGCAACGGCTCCACCCTCAGCTACAAGGACAACGCCACCTACACGCTGGCCAACGTCTTCATGCTGGCCTGGCCCTACGGCTCGCCCAACGTCCTGTCGGACTACGAGTTCTCCGACAACGACGCCGGCCCGCCCAACGGCGGCACCGTCAACGCCTGCTACAGCGACGGCTGGAAGTGCGAGCACGCCTGGCCGCAGATCGCGTCCATGGTCGGTTTCCGCAACGCCGTCTCCGGCACCGCGGTCACCAACTGGTGGGACGACGGGAACAACGCCGTCGCCTTCGGCCGCGGCAGCCGGGGCTACGTCGCGATCAACCATGAGGGCGCCGCGCTGACCAGGACGTTCACCACCTCGCTCGCGCCCGGCGGCTACTGCGACGTGCAGCACCCGGGCACGGTGTACACCGTGGGCTCGAACGGCGCCTTCACCGCGACGGTCGGCGCCGGCGACGCCGTCGCCCTCTACAGCGGCGCCCCGTGCGGCACCGCGGGCGCCGGCGGCACGACCGGCACGGGATCGACCACCGGCGGGACCACCGACCCGGCCTCCGGCGCGTCCTTCGCCGTCGACGCGACCACCGTCCTCGGCCAGAACATCTTCGTGGCCGGCGACAACGCCGCTCTCGGCGGCTGGGACCCGGCCAAGGCGGTGCCGCTGTCCGCGGCGAGCTACCCGGTGTGGAAGGCCGACGTCCGCCTGCCCGCCGGGACGGCCTTCCAGTACAAGTACATCCGGAAGGACGGCAGCGGCGCGGTCACCTGGGAGTCCGGCGCCAACCGGAGCGCGACCGTCCCGTCCGGGGGAACAGTCGTGCTGAACGACACCTGGAGGAATTGA
- a CDS encoding MscL family protein, which produces MIGAAFTALVTAFVKAFLTPIVGLASGATGDFSARTFHASGVTFPYGVFIDAVISFVIVSAVIYFLVVLPMNHMQKKFFPKAAGAPMRECPDCLTAIPAAARRCSACTAQVTPVIGVQGGPVDDPADLAK; this is translated from the coding sequence GTGATCGGCGCGGCGTTCACCGCGCTGGTGACCGCCTTCGTCAAGGCGTTCCTCACGCCGATCGTCGGACTCGCCAGCGGCGCCACCGGCGATTTCAGCGCCAGGACGTTCCACGCCTCGGGCGTCACGTTCCCCTATGGCGTGTTCATCGACGCGGTGATCAGCTTCGTGATCGTCTCGGCGGTGATCTACTTCCTGGTGGTGCTGCCGATGAACCACATGCAGAAGAAGTTCTTCCCCAAGGCGGCCGGCGCCCCGATGCGGGAGTGCCCGGACTGCCTGACCGCGATCCCGGCCGCCGCCAGGCGCTGCAGCGCCTGCACCGCCCAGGTCACCCCGGTGATCGGCGTCCAGGGCGGCCCGGTCGACGACCCGGCGGACCTGGCGAAGTAG
- a CDS encoding ABC transporter ATP-binding protein: MRPENELVNRWTPPKSGKPTDWRRITRLFRPYRGRLAVVGFLVALSSLVSVASPFLLRAILDTAIPQGRTGLLSVLVLGMIATAVANGVFGVLQTLISTTVGQRVMHDLRTAVYARLQRMSLAFFTRTRTGEVQSRIANDIGGMQATVTSTATSLVSNATAVIASVVAMVALDWRLTVVSLLLLPVFVWIARRVGRERKKITTERQRQMAAMSAIVTESLSVSGILLGRTMGRGDSLTRDFTTESERLVDLEVRSNMQGRWRMAVIGIVMSAMPALLYWAAGVTGGHGGPAVSLGTLVAFVSLQQGMFRPTVSLLATGVQVQTSLALFQRIFEYLDLPVDITERPEPVRLERARGHIRFESVDFSYEPDEPDQGAKTLRGIDIDLPAGRSLAVVGATGSGKSTLSYLVPRLYDVTGGRVTLDGTDVRDLSFDTLARAVGVVSQETYLLHASVADNLRFAKPDATDEEIREAARAAQIHDHIAALPDGYDTLVGERGYRFSGGEKQRLAIARTILRDPPVLILDEATSALDTRTEAAVQQAIDELSAGRTTITIAHRLSTVRDADQIVVLDAGEIVERGTHDELLAADGRYAALVRRDARLAATAR; encoded by the coding sequence TTGCGTCCCGAGAACGAGCTGGTGAACCGGTGGACGCCGCCCAAGAGCGGCAAACCCACCGACTGGCGCCGCATCACGCGGCTGTTCCGCCCCTACCGCGGCCGGCTGGCCGTGGTAGGCTTTCTGGTCGCCCTGTCCTCCCTGGTCTCGGTCGCCTCGCCGTTCCTGCTGCGCGCGATCCTCGACACCGCGATCCCGCAGGGCCGCACCGGCCTGCTCAGCGTGCTGGTGCTCGGCATGATCGCCACCGCCGTCGCCAACGGCGTCTTCGGCGTCCTGCAGACCCTGATCTCCACCACCGTCGGCCAGCGCGTCATGCACGACCTGCGCACCGCGGTCTACGCCCGCCTGCAGCGGATGTCGCTGGCCTTCTTCACCCGCACCCGCACCGGCGAGGTGCAGTCCAGGATCGCCAACGACATCGGCGGCATGCAGGCCACCGTCACCTCCACCGCCACCTCGCTGGTCTCCAACGCCACCGCCGTGATCGCCTCGGTGGTCGCCATGGTCGCCCTCGACTGGCGGCTGACCGTCGTCTCGCTGCTGCTCCTGCCGGTCTTCGTCTGGATCGCCCGCAGGGTCGGCCGGGAACGCAAGAAGATCACCACCGAGCGGCAGCGGCAGATGGCCGCGATGTCGGCGATCGTCACCGAGTCGCTGTCCGTCAGCGGCATCCTGCTCGGCCGCACCATGGGCCGCGGCGACTCCCTGACCCGCGACTTCACCACCGAGTCCGAGCGCCTGGTGGACCTGGAGGTCCGCTCCAACATGCAGGGCCGCTGGCGGATGGCCGTCATCGGCATCGTGATGTCGGCGATGCCCGCGCTGCTGTACTGGGCGGCCGGCGTCACCGGCGGCCACGGCGGTCCGGCCGTCTCCCTCGGCACCCTGGTCGCGTTCGTCTCGCTCCAGCAGGGCATGTTCCGGCCCACCGTCTCGCTGCTGGCCACCGGCGTGCAGGTGCAGACCTCGCTCGCGCTGTTCCAGCGCATCTTCGAGTACCTCGACCTGCCCGTCGACATCACCGAGCGCCCCGAGCCGGTGCGCCTGGAGCGCGCCCGCGGCCACATCCGCTTCGAGTCCGTCGACTTCTCCTACGAGCCCGACGAGCCGGACCAGGGCGCCAAGACCCTGCGCGGCATCGACATCGACCTGCCGGCCGGCCGCAGCCTCGCCGTCGTCGGCGCCACCGGCTCGGGCAAGAGCACCCTCAGCTACCTGGTGCCGCGGCTGTACGACGTCACCGGCGGCCGGGTCACCCTCGACGGGACCGATGTGCGCGACCTGTCCTTCGACACCCTCGCCCGCGCCGTCGGCGTCGTCTCCCAGGAGACCTACCTGCTGCACGCCTCCGTCGCCGACAACCTCCGCTTCGCCAAGCCCGACGCCACCGACGAGGAGATCCGCGAGGCGGCCCGCGCCGCCCAGATCCACGACCACATCGCGGCGCTGCCCGACGGCTACGACACCCTGGTCGGCGAGCGCGGCTACCGCTTCTCCGGCGGCGAGAAGCAGCGGCTGGCGATCGCCAGGACCATCCTGCGCGACCCGCCGGTGCTCATCCTGGACGAGGCCACCAGCGCGCTGGACACCCGCACCGAGGCCGCGGTCCAGCAGGCCATCGACGAGCTGTCCGCGGGACGCACCACCATCACCATCGCCCACCGGCTGTCCACCGTCCGCGACGCCGACCAGATCGTGGTCCTCGACGCCGGCGAGATCGTCGAGCGCGGCACCCACGACGAACTCCTCGCCGCCGACGGCCGGTACGCCGCACTGGTGCGCCGCGACGCCCGCCTCGCCGCCACCGCGCGGTGA
- a CDS encoding NAD(P)-binding domain-containing protein, with translation MSESSGSGTRHTGAGSAGAAEPVDVDVAVIGAGQAGLSAGYFLRRAGLVPDRGFVLLDHAPGPGGAWQFRWPSLTYGKAHRVHDLPGLPLVDGPADRPSAEVVSAYFDRYERTFDLRVHRPVDVTAVREGDGGRLRVETDAGVWSARALINATGTWDRPFVPYYPGQETFLGRQLHTAGYRGAAEFAGRRVVVVGGGTSAVQLLMELAEVASTTWVTRRPPVFRSAPFTEDWGREAVARVEERVRRGLPPQSVVSVTGLAATEEVRAARASGVLRREPMFDRVTPHGVAWDDGRTLEADVILWATGFRAALDHLAPLRLREPGGGVRMEGTRVAGDPRVHLLGYGPSASTIGANRAGRTAVREVRALLAEQDAAAARAAAGAVGAVS, from the coding sequence ATGAGCGAATCGAGCGGGAGCGGGACGCGGCACACGGGCGCGGGGTCGGCAGGGGCGGCGGAGCCGGTGGACGTGGACGTCGCGGTGATCGGCGCGGGCCAGGCGGGCCTGTCGGCCGGGTACTTCCTGCGCAGGGCGGGCCTCGTCCCGGACCGCGGCTTCGTGCTGCTCGACCACGCGCCCGGACCGGGCGGCGCCTGGCAGTTCCGCTGGCCCTCGCTCACCTACGGCAAGGCGCACCGCGTGCACGACCTGCCCGGCCTGCCGCTGGTCGACGGCCCGGCGGACCGGCCGTCCGCCGAGGTGGTGAGCGCCTACTTCGACCGCTACGAGCGGACCTTCGACCTGCGCGTGCACCGCCCGGTGGACGTCACCGCGGTACGCGAGGGGGACGGCGGCCGGCTGCGGGTGGAGACGGACGCGGGGGTGTGGTCGGCGCGGGCGCTGATCAACGCGACGGGCACCTGGGACCGGCCGTTCGTGCCGTACTACCCGGGCCAGGAGACCTTCCTCGGGCGGCAGTTGCACACCGCGGGCTACCGCGGCGCGGCCGAATTCGCCGGGCGGCGGGTGGTGGTGGTCGGCGGCGGGACCTCCGCGGTGCAGCTGCTGATGGAACTGGCCGAGGTCGCCTCGACGACGTGGGTGACGCGCCGGCCGCCGGTCTTCCGCAGCGCGCCGTTCACCGAGGACTGGGGGCGCGAGGCGGTGGCCAGGGTCGAGGAGCGGGTGCGCCGGGGGCTGCCGCCGCAGAGCGTGGTGAGCGTGACCGGGCTGGCGGCGACCGAGGAGGTGCGCGCCGCGCGGGCGAGCGGTGTGCTGCGCCGTGAGCCGATGTTCGACCGCGTGACGCCGCACGGGGTGGCCTGGGACGACGGCAGGACGCTGGAGGCCGACGTGATCCTGTGGGCCACGGGCTTCCGGGCCGCGCTGGACCACCTCGCCCCGCTGCGGCTGCGCGAGCCCGGCGGCGGGGTGCGGATGGAGGGCACCCGGGTGGCCGGCGACCCGCGGGTCCACCTGCTCGGCTACGGCCCGTCGGCGAGCACGATCGGCGCCAACCGCGCGGGACGCACGGCGGTCCGCGAGGTCCGCGCGCTGCTGGCGGAGCAGGACGCGGCGGCGGCGCGCGCCGCGGCGGGCGCGGTGGGCGCGGTCTCGTAG
- a CDS encoding glycoside hydrolase family 3 N-terminal domain-containing protein: MNAPHRLAVLVDSCLLPSVSGRGGRLPDWILRGLDRGTPGVAVHAYGDAARDAARALRAAHPDALAGHPGPRGQVGGSAAAAELVATGANLHLGVRPARVPERTRDFVTDLQTHGVAAALGPFTGTGSLRPFAEGAAAGVRAITAGHSPAGDGPGDDAADGLPAALDGSAITGVLRGELGYAGVVVTDVLDTPSIVDGWGVPGAAVLAWIAGVDLVRLGPSSGAGVREAIHAAAARAVADGDLPLGRLEEAADRVSRLRRWASDPRMPSAAGGSGGSGDHGDSGGAAGPGAAGRPGRFAPAVPLSGT, translated from the coding sequence GTGAACGCGCCGCACCGGCTCGCCGTGCTGGTCGACTCGTGCCTGCTGCCGTCGGTGAGCGGACGCGGCGGACGGTTGCCGGACTGGATCCTGCGCGGCCTGGACCGTGGCACGCCCGGCGTCGCCGTACACGCTTACGGGGACGCGGCGCGGGACGCCGCCAGGGCGCTGCGCGCGGCGCACCCCGACGCGCTGGCCGGGCACCCCGGCCCGCGCGGCCAGGTCGGCGGCAGCGCGGCGGCGGCCGAACTCGTCGCGACGGGCGCGAACCTGCACCTCGGCGTGCGGCCGGCGCGGGTCCCCGAGCGGACCCGCGACTTCGTCACCGACCTGCAGACGCACGGCGTCGCCGCGGCGCTCGGCCCCTTCACCGGGACGGGCAGCCTGCGGCCGTTCGCCGAGGGCGCGGCGGCCGGCGTGCGGGCGATCACCGCGGGCCACTCCCCCGCGGGCGACGGCCCCGGCGACGACGCGGCCGACGGCCTGCCCGCGGCGCTCGACGGGTCCGCGATCACCGGCGTCCTGCGCGGCGAACTCGGGTACGCCGGCGTGGTGGTGACCGACGTGCTCGACACGCCGTCGATCGTCGACGGCTGGGGCGTGCCCGGGGCGGCGGTGCTGGCCTGGATCGCCGGCGTCGACCTGGTCAGGCTCGGCCCGTCCAGCGGCGCGGGCGTGCGCGAGGCGATCCACGCCGCGGCGGCGCGGGCCGTCGCCGACGGGGACCTGCCGCTGGGCCGGCTGGAAGAGGCCGCGGACCGCGTGTCGCGGCTGCGCCGCTGGGCCAGCGACCCCCGTATGCCGTCCGCGGCCGGCGGCTCCGGGGGCTCCGGCGACCACGGTGATTCCGGGGGAGCCGCCGGGCCCGGGGCGGCCGGGCGGCCGGGAAGGTTCGCCCCGGCCGTGCCGTTGTCCGGAACATGA
- a CDS encoding secondary thiamine-phosphate synthase enzyme YjbQ, translating to MADHPSSTHSPAPEPSSGSAAPAFASRLVDVTTGSREQVHDLTGACEAFLREAAGGRDGLLNVFVPHATAGVALIETGAGSDDDLLAALRDLLPADDRWRHRHGSRGHGRDHVLPALVPPHATLPVIGGRLELGTWQSVVLVDTNVDNPRRSVRLSFLG from the coding sequence ATGGCCGACCACCCCAGCTCCACCCACAGCCCGGCGCCGGAACCGTCCTCCGGCTCCGCCGCCCCCGCCTTCGCCAGCCGCCTCGTCGACGTCACCACGGGATCGCGCGAACAGGTCCACGACCTGACCGGCGCCTGCGAGGCGTTCCTGCGCGAGGCGGCCGGCGGCCGGGACGGACTGCTCAACGTCTTCGTGCCGCACGCCACCGCCGGAGTCGCCCTCATCGAGACCGGCGCGGGCAGCGACGACGACCTGCTCGCCGCGCTGCGCGACCTGCTGCCGGCCGACGACCGCTGGCGGCACCGGCACGGCAGCCGCGGGCACGGCCGCGACCACGTGCTGCCGGCGCTGGTCCCGCCGCACGCCACCCTGCCGGTGATCGGCGGCCGGCTGGAGCTGGGCACCTGGCAGTCCGTGGTGCTGGTGGACACCAACGTCGACAACCCCCGGCGCTCGGTCCGCCTCAGCTTCCTCGGCTGA
- a CDS encoding ATP-dependent DNA ligase, translating to MDLPVMPPVEPMLAKSAKKIPPGMLYEPKWDGFRAIVFRDGDEVELGSRSGKTLTRYFPEVVAAVLEHTPERCVLDGEIVIARGERLDFDALLERIHPADSRVRHLAGATPASLVAFDLLALGDARLLDAPQADRARALAEALGGAAAPVFTTPVTADHEEALRWFDAFEGAGLDGVVAKPPAAAYRPGERTMVKVKHERTADCVVAGLRAHKSGPVLGSLLLGLYDARGRLQHVGVCASFTMARRRELMEELAPLRMDSAAGHPWERWTSEEAQGRDRLPGGPSRWSGGKDLSWVPLRPERVVEVAYDHMQGDRFRHTAQFRRWRDDRDPASCTYAQLEEPVSYDLGQVLGG from the coding sequence ATGGACCTGCCCGTGATGCCGCCGGTGGAGCCGATGCTGGCGAAGTCGGCGAAGAAGATCCCGCCCGGCATGCTCTACGAGCCCAAGTGGGACGGCTTCCGGGCGATCGTCTTCCGCGACGGCGACGAGGTGGAGCTGGGCAGCCGCTCCGGCAAGACTCTGACCCGCTACTTCCCCGAGGTGGTGGCCGCGGTGCTGGAGCACACGCCGGAGCGCTGCGTGCTGGACGGCGAGATCGTCATCGCGCGGGGCGAGCGGCTGGACTTCGACGCGCTGCTGGAGCGCATCCACCCGGCCGACTCGCGGGTGCGGCACCTCGCCGGGGCGACGCCGGCCTCGCTGGTCGCCTTCGACCTGCTGGCGCTGGGCGACGCGCGGCTGCTCGACGCCCCGCAGGCGGACCGGGCCCGGGCGCTGGCCGAGGCGCTGGGCGGCGCGGCGGCCCCGGTGTTCACCACGCCGGTGACCGCCGACCACGAGGAGGCGCTGCGCTGGTTCGACGCGTTCGAGGGCGCGGGTCTGGACGGCGTGGTCGCCAAGCCGCCGGCGGCGGCGTACCGGCCGGGCGAGCGGACCATGGTCAAGGTCAAGCACGAGCGCACCGCGGACTGCGTGGTGGCCGGGCTGCGGGCGCACAAGAGCGGCCCGGTGCTCGGCTCGCTGCTGCTGGGCCTGTACGACGCGCGGGGCCGGCTGCAGCACGTCGGCGTCTGCGCGTCCTTCACGATGGCCCGCCGCCGGGAGCTGATGGAGGAGCTGGCGCCGCTGCGGATGGACTCGGCGGCGGGCCATCCGTGGGAGCGGTGGACCAGCGAGGAGGCGCAGGGCCGGGACCGGCTGCCCGGCGGCCCCTCGCGGTGGTCCGGCGGGAAGGACCTGTCGTGGGTCCCGCTGCGGCCGGAGCGGGTGGTGGAGGTGGCGTACGACCACATGCAGGGCGACCGGTTCCGGCACACCGCGCAGTTCCGGCGCTGGCGCGACGACCGCGATCCGGCGTCGTGCACGTACGCGCAGCTGGAGGAGCCGGTGAGCTACGACCTGGGACAGGTGCTGGGCGGCTGA
- the ligD gene encoding non-homologous end-joining DNA ligase, with amino-acid sequence MAETLELDAGGRTVRVTNPQKVYFPERGFTKGDVVRYYLAVGAGILRVLRDRPTTLERYPDGVDGESFFQKRAPKNLPDWIPTGRIAFPSGRYADEICPTEPAAVLWAANLGCLTFHPWPVRRNDTEHPDELRIDLDPQPGTDYADAVRAALELRDVLAGLGLTGWPKTSGGRGLHVFVPIAPEWTFTQVRRSAIAVARELERRAPERITTAWWKEERGTKIFVDYNQTARDRTIACAYSVRPKPHAPVSAPLRWDELDRAVPADFDLATMPARFAEAGDVHADMDEHAFRLDAALELAARDERDHGLGDLPYPPEHPKMDGEPKRVQPSRARKPS; translated from the coding sequence ATGGCAGAGACGCTGGAACTCGACGCCGGCGGGCGCACGGTCCGGGTGACCAACCCGCAGAAGGTCTACTTCCCCGAGCGCGGCTTCACCAAGGGCGACGTGGTCCGCTACTACCTCGCGGTCGGGGCCGGCATCCTGCGGGTGCTGCGGGACCGCCCGACCACGCTGGAGCGCTACCCCGACGGGGTGGACGGCGAGTCCTTCTTCCAGAAGCGGGCCCCGAAGAACCTGCCGGACTGGATCCCCACCGGCCGGATCGCCTTCCCCAGCGGCCGGTACGCCGACGAGATCTGCCCCACCGAGCCCGCCGCCGTGCTGTGGGCGGCGAACCTGGGTTGTCTGACCTTCCACCCCTGGCCGGTGCGCAGGAACGACACCGAGCACCCGGACGAGCTGCGCATCGACCTCGACCCGCAGCCCGGCACGGACTACGCCGACGCGGTGCGGGCCGCGCTGGAGCTGCGGGACGTGCTGGCCGGCCTCGGGCTGACCGGCTGGCCCAAGACCTCCGGCGGGCGCGGCCTGCACGTCTTCGTGCCGATCGCCCCCGAGTGGACCTTCACCCAGGTGCGGCGCTCGGCCATCGCCGTCGCCCGCGAGCTGGAGCGGCGCGCCCCCGAGCGGATCACCACCGCCTGGTGGAAGGAGGAGCGCGGCACGAAGATCTTCGTGGACTACAACCAGACCGCCCGCGACCGCACCATCGCCTGCGCCTACTCCGTACGGCCCAAGCCGCACGCCCCCGTGTCCGCGCCGCTGCGCTGGGACGAGCTGGACCGGGCGGTGCCGGCCGACTTCGACCTGGCCACCATGCCGGCCCGGTTCGCCGAGGCCGGCGACGTGCACGCGGACATGGACGAGCACGCCTTCCGGCTCGACGCCGCGCTAGAACTCGCCGCGCGCGACGAGCGCGACCACGGCCTCGGCGACCTGCCCTACCCGCCCGAGCACCCCAAGATGGACGGCGAGCCCAAGCGCGTGCAGCCCAGCCGGGCCAGGAAACCGTCCTGA